The proteins below come from a single Eremothecium sinecaudum strain ATCC 58844 chromosome II, complete sequence genomic window:
- the BRE2 gene encoding Bre2p (Syntenic homolog of Ashbya gossypii AER231W; Non-syntenic homolog of Saccharomyces cerevisiae YLR015W (BRE2)) produces MSAPVIPYHNTDFVYDGHSSKRPNWPPVVSSHSSNGHEFVLTEDTPLNKRHFIYQPCCPNPLLKNLKYVNSEYPYEAAGFNTMDRSDMLAMAKNSNDIVSVPEKCGWRSARADVCLKEGMAYWEIEVLEGGHPSGDFSDADGERKQSQYILNTTPHVRLGICRRESSLETPIGCDAYGYSIRDNMMESIHDSKLTQVLPSTKLKPGQRIGLLLKLPSFEEQYKQAMEYTHREIDALNTGGGSDILKKRAKSTNIEFQKTLLRNHDPKDIIRDQIAIRYKNQLFFESIDYVKKTKPEYHTSQKDPKEEYTLKGSFLKVYADGQELGNAFEELYPFLPPFSELNYNEKLYMNHWKNYMDSMPKAVNHRIAFLKNKFTNNGKLGYYPAISCFNGGVARIITTKPDLLYWDNVVNQFQEDKIFTLDELYKQQVADDIVWDLIAEIEAEEIRESIIAKRS; encoded by the coding sequence ATGAGCGCTCCTGTAATACCTTATCATAATACTGACTTTGTATACGATGGCCATAGTTCGAAACGACCCAATTGGCCTCCTGTAGTGTCTTCACATTCCAGTAATGGGCACGAATTTGTTTTAACTGAGGACACTCCACTGAATAAACGTCATTTCATATATCAGCCATGTTGCCCCAACCCTTTGCTGAAGAACCTAAAATATGTCAATAGCGAATATCCATATGAGGCAGCTGGATTTAATACAATGGATAGATCTGATATGCTAGCGATGGCTAAGAATTCCAATGATATAGTAAGTGTTCCTGAGAAATGCGGATGGAGAAGTGCTCGAGCAGACGTTTGTTTAAAGGAAGGTATGGCATATTGGGAGATTGAAGTGCTGGAAGGTGGTCACCCATCTGGAGATTTTAGTGATGCAGACGGTGAGAGAAAGCAAAGCCAGTACATATTGAACACAACACCGCATGTAAGACTGGGAATATGCAGACGAGAATCGTCTTTAGAAACACCTATAGGATGTGATGCTTATGGATATAGCATTAGGGATAATATGATGGAGAGCATCCATGATAGTAAGCTGACTCAAGTGTTACCTTCAACAAAATTGAAGCCTGGCCAAAGGATTGGTCTATTACTAAAGTTGCCGAGTTTTGAAGAGCAATACAAGCAAGCTATGGAATATACGCACCGGGAGATTGACGCCCTTAATACAGGTGGTGGTAGCGACATTTTAAAGAAAAGAGCTAAAAGTACGAACATTGAGTTTCAAAAAACTTTGCTTCGTAATCACGATCCAAAAGATATTATTCGTGATCAAATAGCAATTCGCTACAAAAATCAGCTTTTCTTTGAATCTATAGACTATGTTAAGAAGACCAAGCCAGAATACCATACCTCGCAGAAGGATCCAAAGGAAGAATATACATTGAAAGGCTCGTTCCTAAAAGTTTATGCCGATGGTCAGGAATTAGGTAACGCCTTCGAAGAACTTTATCCTTTCCTTCCTCCCTTTAGCGAACTAAATTATAATGAAAAGCTTTACATGAATCACTGGAAGAACTACATGGACTCAATGCCAAAAGCAGTTAACCATAGAATTGCATTTTTAAAGAATAAGTTTACCAACAATGGAAAGCTCGGTTATTATCCCGCAATTAGTTGTTTTAATGGCGGCGTAGCCCGCATAATTACTACTAAGCCAGACTTACTGTATTGGGACAATGTTGTAAATCAATTTCAAGAAGACAAAATATTTACATTGGATGAACTCTATAAGCAACAAGTCGCAGATGACATTGTATGGGATCTAATTGCTGAGATAGAAGCAGAAGAAATTCGTGAAAGCATTATTGCGAAGCGAAGTTAA
- the LTE1 gene encoding mitotic regulator LTE1 (Syntenic homolog of Ashbya gossypii ACR292W; Syntenic homolog of Saccharomyces cerevisiae YAL024C (LTE1)): MPSKVALMPKQKFSADVFSETNYYPTPTEKVITYAKSDTGTRKNKHQILTADIYALIASLTSPIEDVDYELFADFFLVFRKFISTEDLVEILICRFDWALQEVLGSTDKERKRIGEITLVRTFVLLRHWIINYFADDFLPSLPVRERFLTFVNPSHFSKMAIRNMTMVTNILVALKKAWVYTAKMMWSDFDPVTEFKLVTANDWLDFEIRDATQLRTPTGDRRESKLSEYALNSRMNPSFRNESILSLYNARENFQLPTRAKGASLRSDVATQKRTATMFLYPKDTLASSRPSPNLSKSDETIVASEESKPLQKISNATNVSDVIKDVAYPANPFVEVVIPPTPSKKLEFVLNSSCVPLVQDSNKNVRGKQRKARSRSGSRTISGLMSKWKLNHHRRSSSLHGSVDFSPEMNTFIKYVFCIASLDNVKDDMRELVEIDPPKFDILSARTIDEVEYLVAIENHILNRVEENTGIERTIDLPAVESSGLKTSEPREFSVIDNLNIYKTVSTIASSVYELSKLSIVQSQQDALMPSIASVVGNRSYSTTPARGRPKGAAQTPFSSKDTSPTDDDEPTKLVFFNTKGRPNDNSSAISTFLKAEKETPTAFYRNDEPYRSLKNSDVTSVNAARSSGTTIETGRSPQGDSIFGYRNEAESLRDISGPTLSRKQQHTNLREFIFESSATDLTYSTDSPRSDNHTEVSSYSNARNSPRNRSGVEKDTKEHYEPTASGNNTLPPLSVPGYQPKTNSDNVRNSIPPAIHNSSKGLFQNHSPCNTSSGRISINRKSIPALRVLTTPNTPVLDSSFMEREKKLVTHEARLNALEKSISEAKSRENESLPKSGTTSTIATSLFFLSANTSPQKDVYLQEHISEEETLDISGVGAMKLSHTPSIQSVATDCSSGSDSSNSIQASVSTVWFLSQTRPPNESHDSSKDLSNAESLLGFSSEEDKNNLFTLDVDIDEELSPRRDMNYLATKFMATIDTKESSDFKSVNETSKELTETDTSKLQEGSISDETIQRVGHSTEDRNAKVQSDPVSLALMKLEGTLISTSDTEVAAGVANSISSSELAKEVEKLDIGTLKLPNDMANKRRSMFIERRRTVAEISQSSADSRQPTPEPPSFITDEQIRLLLSEYKLQDTRLHVTNVDEHLPFILMYDSLSIAKQLTLIEREIMNEIDWKDLMDFSMEKTLPKVTSWLQLLLHNEKLSGIDLAIARFNLTVDWIISELLMTSDPKLRRNVIQRLIHVADHCRAFQNYNTVMEIVLALNSVVVQKFKESWRLIEPGDILLWKELKSIPSLDRNYQKVRNMLNSINPIKGCIPFLVVYLSDLALNSEKRDWIVPGKVVNYNKFQSNIQIVKNFIQRVQWAKFYDIQPDQELLSKCVYISTLTPEEMAQVSKF, from the coding sequence ATGCCCTCTAAGGTTGCTTTAATGCCTAAACAGAAGTTTTCTGCTGATGTGTTTAGTGAAACGAATTACTATCCCACTCCTACAGAGAAAGTAATAACATATGCGAAGAGTGATACCGGAACGCGTAAAAACAAACATCAAATACTGACAGCAGATATATATGCGTTGATTGCAAGTTTGACTTCACCAATTGAAGACGTGGACTATGAGTTGTTTGCGGATTTTTTTCTGGTATTTCGAAAGTTTATTAGTACTGAAGATTTGGTGGAAATTCTAATTTGCCGATTTGATTGGGCGCTGCAGGAGGTTTTGGGCAGTACGGATAAGGAGAGGAAGAGGATTGGGGAGATTACGCTGGTTCGGACGTTTGTGCTGCTTAGACACTGGATTATTAATTATTTTGCAGATGATTTCCTTCCCTCTCTTCCTGTTCGTGAGCGGTTTCTTACTTTCGTGAATCCATCTCATTTTAGTAAGATGGCGATAAGGAACATGACAATGGTGACCAATATTCTTGTCGCGCTGAAAAAGGCCTGGGTCTATACTGCCAAGATGATGTGGAGTGACTTTGACCCGGTGACGGAGTTTAAGCTGGTGACCGCGAATGATTGGCTAGATTTTGAGATCCGCGACGCGACTCAGTTGCGTACTCCTACGGGAGATCGGAGGGAGAGCAAGTTGAGTGAGTACGCTTTAAATAGCCGCATGAACCCCAGCTTCCGTAATGAAAGCATTCTATCGCTTTACAATGCCAGGGAAAACTTCCAGCTACCGACAAGGGCCAAGGGAGCGAGTTTAAGAAGTGATGTCGCAACTCAAAAACGTACTGCGACTATGTTCTTATACCCTAAGGACACTTTAGCATCTTCAAGGCCTTCTCCTAATTTGTCGAAAAGCGATGAGACGATTGTTGCATCTGAAGAAAGTAAACCTCTGCAAAAAATTTCGAATGCCACAAATGTATCAGATGTGATTAAAGATGTTGCATATCCTGCAAACCCCTTTGTTGAGGTAGTAATACCACCAACTCCATCTAAAAAGTTAGAGTTTGTGTTGAATTCCTCATGTGTACCCTTGGTGCAGGATTCCAATAAAAATGTAAGGGGGAAGCAACGCAAGGCGAGAAGCCGTTCAGGAAGTCGAACTATAAGTGGTTTGATGTCGAAGTGGAAGTTAAATCACCATAGAAGAAGCAGTTCACTGCACGGTTCCGTGGATTTTTCTCCAGAGATGAATACTTTCATTAAATATGTTTTTTGCATCGCTTCTTTAGATAATGTAAAAGATGACATGAGAGAACTGGTAGAAATAGATCCACCTAAATTTGACATTTTAAGTGCAAGAACAATCGACGAAGTTGAGTACCTTGTGGCAATTGAAAACCACATTTTAAATCGAGTAGAAGAAAATACAGGGATAGAGCGTACTATTGATTTACCAGCTGTTGAATCAAGCGGTTTAAAAACCAGCGAACCCAGAGAGTTCAGTGTTATTGATAACTTGAACATATACAAGACAGTTAGCACAATCGCGAGCTCCGTTTATGAGTTGTCGAAACTAAGCATTGTTCAAAGTCAACAAGATGCTCTAATGCCGTCCATTGCATCCGTAGTTGGAAATCGGTCGTACTCAACTACACCTGCACGTGGAAGGCCTAAGGGGGCAGCTCAAACGCCATTTTCTAGTAAGGATACATCTCCTacagatgatgatgagcCTACGAAGTTGGTTTTCTTTAATACAAAAGGAAGGCCAAACGATAATTCAAGCGCAATTTCTACTTTTCTAAAAGCAGAAAAGGAAACTCCTACAGCTTTTTACAGGAATGATGAGCCATATAGATCTCTAAAGAATTCAGATGTTACTTCAGTCAATGCTGCTCGGTCTTCCGGGACTACTATTGAGACAGGGAGATCTCCACAGGGAGATTCAATTTTTGGTTACCGCAACGAAGCTGAAAGTTTGCGAGATATCTCTGGTCCAACTTTGAGCAGGAAACAGCAGCATACTAACTTGCGAGAGTTTATTTTTGAATCTTCAGCAACAGATTTAACGTACAGCACTGACTCTCCTAGGTCGGACAATCATACTGAAGTCTCTTCTTACAGTAATGCAAGGAATTCACCAAGGAATAGATCTGGGGTAGAAAAAGATACCAAGGAACACTATGAACCTACTGCTTCAGGTAATAATACACTACCACCACTATCGGTTCCCGGATACCAGCCAAAAACTAACAGTGACAATGTTCGTAATTCAATTCCACCTGCTATTCATAATTCGAGCAAAGGCCTGTTCCAAAACCATTCGCCATGTAATACGTCTAGTGGTAGGATAAGTATCAATAGGAAGTCTATACCTGCATTAAGGGTTTTAACGACTCCTAATACTCCAGTgcttgactctagtttCATGGAACGTGAGAAAAAGCTTGTCACACATGAGGCAAGGTTAAATGCACTAGAGAAGAGCATCTCGGAGGCAAAAAGTCGCGAAAACGAAAGTTTGCCAAAGTCTGGCACGACCTCCACTATAGCAACGAGCTTGTTCTTCCTTTCAGCCAATACCAGTCCTCAAAAAGATGTCTACCTACAAGAGCACATCTCAGAGGAGGAAACCTTAGATATATCTGGAGTAGGAGCTATGAAACTGTCTCATACTCCTAGTATTCAATCAGTTGCTACTGACTGTTCCTCTGGATCTGACTCATCTAATTCTATCCAAGCTTCTGTAAGCACAGTTTGGTTTCTTTCGCAAACTAGACCTCCAAATGAAAGCCACGATAGTTCCAAGGATTTAAGCAATGCTGAGTCACTGCTTGGATTTAGTTCGGAAGAAGACAAGAACAACCTTTTTACTTTGGATGTTGATATAGATGAGGAATTGTCTCCTAGACGTGACATGAATTATCTTGCAACCAAATTCATGGCCACGATAGATACAAAGGAGAGCTCCGATTTCAAGTCAGTTAATGAAACTTCAAAAGAATTAACTGAAACAGATACCTCTAAACTGCAAGAAGGAAGTATATCCGATGAAACTATTCAAAGAGTTGGTCACTCTACAGAAGATCGAAACGCTAAAGTTCAATCCGATCCAGTATCGTTGGCTTTGATGAAACTGGAAGGAACCCTGATCAGCACATCGGACACAGAAGTTGCGGCTGGAGTAGCAAACAGCATCAGCAGCAGCGAATTAGCAAAAGAAGTCGAAAAGTTAGATATTGGCACATTAAAGCTACCAAATGACATGGCAAACAAGAGGCGGTCAATGTTTATTGAAAGACGAAGAACGGTAGCGGAAATTTCACAATCATCTGCTGACTCCAGACAACCTACCCCTGAACCTCCTAGCTTTATAACTGACGAGCAAATTAGACTACTTTTGAGTGAGTATAAATTACAAGATACCCGCCTACACGTCACGAATGTTGACGAGCACCTCCCTTTTATCTTAATGTATGACTCTTTATCAATTGCAAAGCAACTTACATTAATTGAACGAGAAATAATGAACGAAATTGACTGGAAAGATTTAATGGATTTTAGTATGGAAAAGACGCTTCCTAAAGTCACAAGCTGGCTGCAACTATTACTTCACAATGAGAAATTGTCTGGAATAGATTTAGCGATTGCAAGATTCAACCTGACCGTAGACTGGATAATATCTGAACTATTGATGACATCGGATCCAAAGTTGAGACGCAACGTAATCCAACGCTTAATTCACGTTGCAGACCATTGCAGGGCATTCCAAAATTACAATACAGTAATGGAAATTGTTCTTGCTTTGAATTCTGTTGTTGTTCAAAAATTCAAGGAATCGTGGAGACTAATTGAGCCAGGTGATATATTACTCTGGAAAGAATTGAAAAGTATTCCTAGTCTCGATCGTAATTATCAGAAAGTGAGAAATATGCTAAACTCCATAAATCCAATTAAAGGCTGTATTCCATTCCTTGTAGTATATTTATCAGATCTGGCGTTGAATTCCGAAAAGAGAGACTGGATTGTTCCCGGTAAAGTTGTTAATTACAATAAGTTCCAAAGTAATATTCAAATTGTAAAGAATTTCATCCAGCGGGTACAATGGGCGAAATTTTATGATATTCAACCAGATCAGGAACTATTAAGCAAATGTGTCTATATTTCCACTTTAACGCCAGAGGAAATGGCACAAGTAAGTAAATTTTGA